A section of the Flavobacterium ardleyense genome encodes:
- a CDS encoding UDP-glucuronic acid decarboxylase family protein, which yields MKRILITGAAGFLGSHLCDRFIAEGYHVIGMDNLITGNLKNIEHLFKLEHFEFYHHDITKFINVPGELDYILHFASPASPIDYLRIPIQTLKVGSLGTHNLLGLARVKKARILIASTSEVYGDPLVHPQTEDYYGNVNTIGPRGVYDEAKRFQESITMAYHTFHGVETRIVRIFNTYGPRMRLNDGRVIPAFIGQALRGEDLTIFGDGSQTRSFCYVDDQVEGIFRLLHSDYVYPVNIGNPDEITIKDFADEIIKLTGTKQKVVYHPLPMNDPLQRQPDTTRAKELLGWEAKVSREEGMKITYDYFRNLPEEQLKEEEHKDFTGFIH from the coding sequence ATGAAAAGAATACTTATCACTGGGGCTGCGGGCTTCTTGGGTTCGCATCTTTGTGACCGCTTTATTGCCGAAGGATATCATGTAATTGGTATGGATAATCTTATTACTGGTAATCTGAAAAACATCGAGCATCTGTTTAAACTTGAGCACTTTGAGTTTTACCACCACGATATAACCAAATTTATTAACGTACCTGGAGAGCTTGATTATATACTACATTTTGCTTCTCCGGCAAGTCCAATAGATTATTTGAGAATCCCTATTCAGACTTTAAAAGTCGGGTCACTTGGGACGCATAATTTGCTTGGATTAGCGCGCGTAAAAAAGGCGAGAATTCTTATCGCATCTACCTCCGAAGTGTATGGCGATCCTCTTGTACACCCACAGACCGAAGATTATTACGGAAACGTAAATACAATTGGACCACGTGGAGTTTATGACGAAGCCAAGCGTTTTCAAGAATCTATTACTATGGCCTACCATACTTTTCACGGTGTAGAAACACGCATTGTGAGAATATTTAATACTTACGGACCAAGGATGAGACTCAATGATGGTCGCGTAATTCCTGCTTTTATCGGGCAAGCGTTGAGAGGTGAAGACCTCACAATTTTTGGAGATGGTAGTCAGACGCGTTCATTTTGTTATGTGGATGATCAGGTAGAAGGAATCTTCAGATTGCTACACTCTGATTACGTTTATCCGGTAAATATTGGAAATCCTGACGAAATCACGATTAAGGATTTTGCTGATGAGATAATAAAATTAACTGGAACCAAGCAAAAAGTTGTTTACCATCCACTCCCGATGAACGATCCTTTACAACGCCAGCCAGATACTACTAGAGCTAAAGAACTTTTGGGTTGGGAAGCAAAAGTTTCTAGAGAAGAAGGTATGAAAATTACGTACGATTACTTCAGAAATCTTCCAGAAGAGCAACTTAAGGAAGAAGAGCATAAAGATTTTACAGGTTTTATTCACTAG
- a CDS encoding glycosyltransferase family 2 protein, translating into MAPLVSIIMPAYNAEKYIEQAIQTIQNQTFTNWELLIVDDLSTDTTVKIVKHACAKDRRISIQQLNQNSGTGVARNTALQKAQGRYIAFLDADDLWREDKLEKQLAFMQANNYPFCFSHYDLISSDGIETGTQITAPDTLSFSNMFTSNWIGNLTAIYDSEKVGKLTIDNARKRQDWTLWLDILRKVPLAHAIPESLAFYRIGDQSVSSGKVALLKHNYNVYRKFHKLSIFASLASMVLFLWIHFLVKPVYIKKLPQK; encoded by the coding sequence ATGGCGCCGCTTGTCTCCATAATTATGCCCGCCTACAATGCCGAGAAGTATATTGAGCAGGCAATTCAAACTATTCAAAATCAAACTTTTACCAATTGGGAACTTCTTATTGTTGATGATCTTTCGACAGATACTACGGTCAAAATTGTTAAGCACGCTTGCGCGAAAGACAGAAGGATTTCAATACAGCAGCTGAATCAAAATTCGGGAACGGGTGTTGCAAGAAATACAGCACTCCAGAAGGCCCAAGGAAGGTATATTGCATTTCTTGATGCCGATGATCTTTGGCGAGAAGACAAGTTAGAAAAACAACTTGCCTTCATGCAGGCCAATAATTATCCATTTTGTTTTAGTCATTATGATTTGATCTCTTCTGATGGCATAGAGACTGGAACGCAGATTACAGCGCCAGACACTTTGAGTTTTTCGAATATGTTTACTTCCAATTGGATTGGGAACCTCACTGCAATATATGATTCTGAAAAAGTAGGAAAATTAACGATAGATAATGCACGTAAAAGACAAGATTGGACTTTGTGGCTTGATATTCTTAGAAAAGTTCCATTAGCTCATGCAATTCCCGAAAGTTTGGCCTTTTATCGAATTGGAGATCAGAGTGTTTCATCTGGTAAAGTCGCGCTTCTGAAACATAACTACAATGTTTACAGAAAATTTCACAAACTAAGTATTTTTGCGTCTCTTGCTTCTATGGTATTATTTCTATGGATTCATTTTCTAGTCAAACCAGTTTATATCAAGAAATTACCTCAGAAGTAA
- a CDS encoding 3-ketoacyl-ACP reductase has translation MENLQGKKAIITGGSRGLGKATALAFAKLGIDVAITGRDETRLKETAEELRALGVKATYASFDVGNHQEVKIAIQQLVQDLGGVDILVNNAGIAAFGKFLEMEAEQWAKMMQTNVMGMYYVTREVLPFLIEKNQGDIINVSSTAGLSGNAGTSAYSASKFAVIGLSEALMKEVRKDNIRVCTLTPSTIASDMSLELGITDGDPEKVLQSEDFAQLIVASLQLPRRAMLKSASLWSTNP, from the coding sequence ATGGAAAATCTTCAAGGAAAAAAAGCAATAATTACTGGTGGTAGCAGAGGTTTAGGAAAGGCAACTGCTCTGGCTTTCGCCAAATTAGGAATCGATGTCGCAATTACCGGACGAGATGAAACTCGACTGAAAGAAACTGCCGAAGAATTGCGTGCTCTTGGAGTAAAAGCGACTTACGCATCCTTTGATGTTGGAAATCACCAAGAAGTAAAAATTGCAATTCAACAACTTGTACAAGATCTTGGTGGAGTTGATATTTTGGTAAATAATGCTGGAATTGCTGCCTTTGGAAAATTTCTAGAAATGGAAGCGGAGCAGTGGGCAAAAATGATGCAAACCAACGTAATGGGAATGTATTATGTAACTAGAGAAGTTTTACCATTTCTAATTGAAAAAAATCAAGGTGATATTATAAATGTTTCTTCTACGGCTGGACTTTCTGGTAATGCAGGAACATCTGCATATTCAGCATCAAAATTTGCCGTTATCGGACTTTCAGAAGCATTGATGAAAGAGGTGCGAAAAGATAATATTAGAGTTTGCACACTTACACCAAGTACAATTGCATCTGATATGTCTTTAGAATTGGGAATTACAGACGGTGATCCCGAAAAAGTTTTACAATCAGAAGATTTTGCCCAACTTATTGTGGCTTCACTTCAACTTCCTAGACGTGCCATGTTGAAATCAGCTTCGTTATGGTCTACAAATCCGTAA
- a CDS encoding phenylacetate--CoA ligase family protein has product MLNLFDLSLLVNGFPMAKARKKLAAIVGISEDKYAQFTDDVKKEILEYHLANNPFYKEFIGNRVTNTWTDLPVMQKKDLQRPLAERLSNDFTIKNVYINKTSGSSGAPFVFAKDKEYHALIWANIMRKMHWHGVNYNKSWQARFYGMPVDFLGKTKVRIKDFLSHRFRFNIFDSSDQALEKVVEKFRNKKFYYINGYTSSIVLLAKFLQRKEIILKNICPTLRVCVVTSEMLFADDKILLEEQFGVPVINEYGSAELDIIALEDPEGKWLVNAETVFVEILDDDNNPVPLGEEGKIVVTALYNKAHPMIRYEVGDRGALSENSTAKYPILKKLTGRTNDIAILPSGKIASGMTFYSITKKLFDDEGNVKEFVIVQLKPNTFEIIYTSDNPLTTTETENIKSAFSAFLEPGLTLILNRKKTLERSSAGKLKQFTSEVIS; this is encoded by the coding sequence ATGCTGAACCTTTTTGATTTATCACTTCTAGTAAATGGTTTTCCGATGGCGAAAGCACGCAAAAAATTAGCTGCGATTGTAGGTATTTCAGAAGATAAATATGCTCAATTCACAGATGATGTAAAAAAAGAAATCCTAGAATACCACCTTGCCAACAATCCCTTTTATAAAGAATTCATTGGAAATCGAGTTACCAACACATGGACTGATCTTCCCGTTATGCAGAAAAAAGATCTGCAAAGACCTTTAGCTGAAAGACTTTCGAATGACTTTACAATCAAAAATGTTTATATCAACAAAACTTCCGGATCGAGCGGTGCGCCATTTGTTTTTGCCAAAGACAAAGAATACCACGCTTTGATTTGGGCAAACATTATGCGCAAAATGCACTGGCACGGCGTGAACTACAACAAATCTTGGCAGGCTAGATTCTACGGCATGCCGGTTGATTTTTTAGGTAAAACCAAAGTTCGAATCAAAGATTTTCTGAGTCATCGCTTTCGTTTTAATATTTTTGATTCTAGCGATCAAGCACTAGAAAAAGTTGTCGAAAAATTTAGAAATAAGAAATTTTATTATATCAATGGCTACACAAGTTCGATAGTCTTGCTGGCAAAATTTCTGCAGAGGAAAGAAATTATTCTCAAAAACATCTGCCCTACTCTTCGCGTTTGCGTGGTGACAAGCGAAATGCTTTTTGCCGATGATAAGATTTTGCTGGAAGAGCAATTTGGAGTGCCCGTAATCAACGAGTATGGTTCGGCTGAACTTGATATCATTGCCCTAGAAGATCCCGAAGGAAAATGGCTTGTAAATGCCGAAACCGTGTTTGTCGAAATTCTCGATGATGATAACAATCCTGTGCCTTTGGGCGAAGAAGGAAAAATAGTGGTGACTGCTCTGTACAATAAGGCACATCCTATGATTCGATATGAAGTGGGAGATCGCGGCGCTTTGTCCGAAAATAGTACCGCAAAATATCCGATTCTAAAAAAACTGACCGGTCGGACCAACGATATTGCAATATTACCTAGCGGAAAAATCGCTTCGGGAATGACCTTTTACTCTATCACCAAAAAGCTTTTTGACGACGAAGGAAATGTAAAAGAATTTGTAATTGTCCAGCTCAAACCAAATACTTTTGAGATTATATATACAAGTGATAACCCTCTGACAACCACTGAAACTGAAAATATTAAAAGTGCCTTTTCGGCATTCTTGGAACCTGGGCTGACTTTAATTTTAAACAGAAAAAAAACTTTGGAGCGAAGTTCAGCAGGAAAGTTAAAACAATTTACTTCTGAGGTAATTTCTTGA
- a CDS encoding undecaprenyl-phosphate glucose phosphotransferase — protein MTTAQIGRYSKYIRPLSIIFDLFVVVLFGLYFLRELNLHFIAFAFYQIVAWLTIAIIIKFYAVYRFTTPVEILRKLSQQMVLFLLVVIAYFPFVDTAFFSGNAVAKYMLATLCVIVTFKFLLFYYLKKYRIMTGSNFRSAIIVGCTPESRQLRQLFDKRVDYGYRFVGYFSDKVQNEDVLGRIDDIKSYVKQNKVDEIYCSLNELSDERLKKLITFSENHGKTIKFIPDSAQLFSKNLVTNYYELFPVLSLRKTALHDPINKIIKRSFDIVFSLLVMVFILSWLIPILAILIKLESKGPIFFKQGRPGLDENEFSCYKFRSMRVNSTTEVEARKDDPRVTRIGRFIRKTSIDETPQFLNVLIGDMSVVGPRPHLWAQNYVYGQKIKKYMIRHYIKPGITGLAQVRGYRGEIETDEDMINRIKFDVFYIENWSLLLDIKIIIQTVINIFKGEEKAY, from the coding sequence ATGACTACAGCACAAATAGGTAGATATTCAAAATATATTCGACCATTAAGTATTATCTTCGACCTATTTGTCGTGGTACTTTTTGGATTATACTTTTTGCGAGAGCTAAATCTACACTTCATTGCTTTCGCTTTCTATCAAATTGTAGCATGGCTTACTATTGCAATTATAATTAAATTTTATGCGGTTTATCGTTTTACTACTCCGGTAGAAATTCTGAGAAAACTGTCACAGCAGATGGTGCTTTTTCTATTGGTTGTAATTGCATATTTTCCCTTTGTAGATACCGCTTTTTTTAGTGGAAATGCTGTTGCAAAGTACATGCTAGCAACTTTATGTGTGATAGTTACCTTTAAATTTTTGCTTTTTTATTATTTGAAAAAGTATAGAATTATGACCGGAAGCAACTTTAGATCCGCAATTATTGTAGGTTGCACACCGGAATCAAGACAGTTACGACAGCTATTTGATAAACGTGTAGACTACGGATATCGATTTGTAGGTTATTTTTCAGATAAAGTTCAAAACGAGGACGTTTTAGGTAGGATTGACGATATAAAGTCTTATGTAAAGCAGAATAAGGTAGATGAAATTTATTGTTCTCTTAATGAATTATCCGACGAAAGATTAAAAAAATTAATTACTTTCTCAGAGAATCACGGCAAGACGATCAAATTTATACCCGATAGCGCCCAATTATTTTCAAAAAATCTCGTTACAAATTATTACGAACTTTTTCCTGTATTATCGTTGCGCAAAACCGCTTTGCACGATCCTATAAATAAAATTATTAAGCGCAGTTTTGATATTGTCTTTTCTTTATTAGTAATGGTTTTTATACTTTCTTGGCTTATTCCAATTCTCGCAATTTTGATTAAGTTAGAATCTAAGGGACCAATATTTTTTAAACAAGGTAGACCAGGACTTGACGAAAACGAATTTTCTTGTTATAAATTTAGGTCAATGCGGGTGAATTCAACTACCGAAGTTGAAGCTAGAAAAGATGATCCGCGCGTAACAAGAATCGGAAGATTTATCAGAAAAACTAGTATTGATGAGACGCCACAATTTTTGAATGTTTTAATCGGAGATATGTCAGTGGTTGGTCCAAGACCGCATCTTTGGGCTCAAAATTACGTATACGGGCAAAAGATAAAGAAGTATATGATTCGTCATTATATCAAACCTGGCATTACTGGACTTGCTCAAGTACGTGGGTATCGAGGTGAGATAGAAACAGATGAAGATATGATAAACCGCATTAAATTTGATGTGTTTTATATAGAAAATTGGTCACTACTTTTGGATATCAAAATAATAATTCAAACCGTTATCAATATCTTCAAAGGAGAAGAAAAAGCCTATTAA